The Actinomycetota bacterium DNA window ACACCTTTGACCATCCGGGCCAGGATCTCGTCGTCTCCCGATTCCAGGCCGAAATAGATGATGTCCAGCCCCGCCTCACGCAGGCGCCTCAGCGCTTTCACGGGCTTACCCTTTAGGAAGCGCGCTCCCCCGTAACTGGAAACTCTTTCCACTTCGGGGAAGAGTTCGCGGGCGTAGGCGATGATCTCGGCCAGCTTCTCGGAGTTCATGGCCACGGTATTGCCGTCGGCGAGGAAGATGGAGGGGACATACGAATAAAGCAACCTCGCCTTTCGCAGGTCCGCCTTGACCTCCTCGACATCGCGCACGCGGTATTTCTTCATCTTGTACATGCCGCAGAACACGCAGCGGTTGTGGGGGCAGCCCAGGGTGACCTGGATGATCAGGCTGTTGGCCTCGCAAGGCGGCCTGAAAAGGGGTTCCTCGTAAGGCAGCATCCTCCATCACTCCCACCGTATATTATAGGGGTCAGACCTCGGATCGGGAAACTAACCATAAAATGCCATAACGTGGCCTACCCCGGGAATCCCAGGACCCGGGTCCGGACCCTGGCCCCCCTCGTGGCAGCTTACCGACACTCGCCCCCGCAGACCGGAGATCCGGGGCCGTTCCCCGTGTACTCCTTTCGCCAAATGATCGGGATTCTCCGAGAGAGCCAGGACCCGGGGAAAGAGCCCGCTCTTCTTCAGATGGCGGGCGCGTCGTCGCAGGCGAGCTCCGCTTCCGGTCCCGCGGTGTCCCCGGCCACCCTGCCGTCACGCAGCGTTATGATGCGGCGGGTGTAATCCGCGACCATGGGGTCGTGGGTGACGATGGCGAAGGTCTGTCCGGTCTCGCGGTTGAGGTCCCGCATGAGCTCTATGACCCGGCAGGTGTTCTGGGTGTCGAGTTCGCCGGTGGGCTCGTCCGCCAGCACCAGCATCGGCCTGGTCACCAGGGCGCGGGCGATGGCCACCCGCTGTTGCTCTCCGCCCGAAAGCTGCCCCGGACGGTTGCCGGCGCGCTCCCTGAGCCCCACCATCTCCAGGGCCTCCATGGCGCGGCGGCGCCGTTCCGAGGCGGGCACCTTTAGGTAGCGCAGGGGAAGCTCCACGTTCTCGCGCGCGTCGAGCACCGGCAGCAGGTTGAACTCCTGGAAGACGAAGCCGATCTTCTCCCTCCGCAAGCGGGTGAGTTCCCGGGGGGAGAGCCCGAGGGTCTCCCTTCCCTCCACGGTGATGCTTCCCGAGGTAGGCGAGTCCAACAGCCCGATGAGGTGCAGGAGGGTGGTCTTCCCCGAGCCCGAAGGCCCGACAATGGAGAGGAACTCGCCCGCCTCGATGTCGAGGTCGAGCCCGTCCACGGCCCTTATCTCTGCGGGTCCTATCCTGTAGACCTTGGTCACGCCTCGCGCCGTTATCATGACCTCAATCCTCCCTCAGCGCCTCTATGGGCTTGAGACGCGCGGCCCTAAAGGCGGGGAAGAGCCCCGCCGCCGTGCCCAGGAAAGTGGCGAAGACCACGGGCCCGACCACAACCATGGGGGTCACGGAGAACACCGTCACCTGGCTGGAGGAGGTGGCGCCGTTGAGGAAGCGGACGGCAATCAGCCCCGCCAGCACCCCCAGGACTCCTCCGAAGAAACCTATCATGGCCGATTCCAGGAGGTACTCCGCGAGCACCGAGCCCGTCTCCGCCCCGATGGCTTTCTTGAGGCCGATCTCCCGGGTGCGTTCCGATACGGACATGATCATGGTGTTGATGATGGACAGGCCGCCCACCACCAGGGCGATGAAGCCGATGCCCAGGAGGATGGCGTTGAAGATCAGGCTGAACTGGGATATCTGTTTCCTGGCCTCGGAGGGGGAGATGACCTTGATGCCGCCCACGCCCTCCTCGATGCGCGCGGCCAGCTCCTCCGCGTCAACCCCTTCCTCCGGGATGACGTCGATGGTGGCGGCGATGTCCCTCACCTGGAAGTAGGGGTTCACCTCCCTAAAGAGGTCCAGCGCGTCCCGGTAGGACACGAAGGCGAAGCCGTCCGGGGCGGAGAGGGTGGGCGCGTATATCCCCACCACCTCGAAATCCCTCCCCCTGAGCTCCACCGCATCCCCTATCTCCACCTCGAACTTCTCCGCCAGGGTGGAGCCCAGCACCACGCGGCCCTCGTCCCCCTCCCGCAGGATGCGCCCGCGGTCGAGGTCTATGAGGTTCAGGAGATCCTGGGCCTTGCTCAACTCCGTCCCCACGATGAGCTCCGGAGCGCCGAAGCCCGTGCTCTGGTCGGAGAGGAGCAGCCCGAAGCCGGCCACGGCGCTCTTCACCCCCGGCACCGCCTCGATCTCATCCGCCTTGGAGAGCTCCAGGTAGCGGTCGGAGCCTCCGAAGAGGCCGCTTCCCGAGGGCACCACCGAGATCTTGCTGGTGAACCAGGTCTCGGCGCCCCTCACCTGCTGGTTGAGGCGTGCGGAAAGGGCGCCCAGCACCGTGAGGGCGAAGATGCCCACCACGATGCCTAGGACGGTGAGGAGGGCGCGCGCCCTGCGCCTCCACATGTTTCTCAGCACGTATACCAGCATGTTCACGCTCCCGACGCGAGAGAACAGCGCCGCGGGCAAGACGAAAGGAGAGGCGCCTTCGACCCCCGGTCACGACGGATCAGGGCATCACTCCCGTACCTGTCCGCGCCACCGAAGACCGACACGACCCCTCCTCCGTTAAACTCATCGGAAAAGAACCATATTCGTATTGAAGAACCATGCTTATTATTGACCTTCGCCCCGCCTTTATAACCCGATGGCGCTTGAAGCACATAACTTACGGGTGAAGCCAGACCTGACCTTCGCCCCGCCTTTATAACCCGATGGCGCTTGAAGCACATAACTTACGGGTGAAGCCAGACCTGACCTTCCCCCCGCCTTTATAACCCGATGGCGCTTGAAGGGGAAGCGATGGCGGCGAGGTGGCTGGAGGCGTGATGTGCGGCGCGCCGCCTCGCGTTCCGGGTAGGGGACGGGGGATCGCGGGCACCGCGCCTCCGCATCGCCCGGCACGTGGTGTTGCGCGTGATGAAACGTGAGATCGGGGATGACGCCCCGCGCCCGGAGGGAAGCAAGCGCTCAGGCCGCGCCCCGATTTTGCGAATACGTACTCCGCCGTCCTGCGCCGGATAGCACTCTTTCAGCCCGCTCCCGGGCCTCCCGCCTCGCGCAGCTTGATGATCTCCTCCACCGAGGCGTCGTGGAGGGCCACGCGGTAGGCGAACAGCCCCATGCCGGTGGCCAGCAGTCTCTCCCGGATGGGACCCTGCAGCTCCTCAAGGGTCACCCACCGCGTCTCCCTGATCTCCTCCAGATCCTGGTGGCGGAGCTCGCCGCCGTTGCGCATGGCGGTGAATACGAGGCTCCTCCAGTTCTCCGCCACCGGGCCGCAGGTGAAGCGGGCGTGGATGT harbors:
- a CDS encoding radical SAM protein, whose amino-acid sequence is MLPYEEPLFRPPCEANSLIIQVTLGCPHNRCVFCGMYKMKKYRVRDVEEVKADLRKARLLYSYVPSIFLADGNTVAMNSEKLAEIIAYARELFPEVERVSSYGGARFLKGKPVKALRRLREAGLDIIYFGLESGDDEILARMVKGVDSAGMVEAARRVKEAGIDLSVYILLGLGGEDLWLQHAENTARVLNAMQPHYIRPRTLALLPGIPLYEEAREGRFREADGETVMRELRVMLERLEMEDAWFLSDHISNYVPIYGHLPEDREKMLASVEMALGNPREFLAPRRLTHL
- a CDS encoding ABC transporter ATP-binding protein; the encoded protein is MITARGVTKVYRIGPAEIRAVDGLDLDIEAGEFLSIVGPSGSGKTTLLHLIGLLDSPTSGSITVEGRETLGLSPRELTRLRREKIGFVFQEFNLLPVLDARENVELPLRYLKVPASERRRRAMEALEMVGLRERAGNRPGQLSGGEQQRVAIARALVTRPMLVLADEPTGELDTQNTCRVIELMRDLNRETGQTFAIVTHDPMVADYTRRIITLRDGRVAGDTAGPEAELACDDAPAI
- a CDS encoding ABC transporter permease; amino-acid sequence: MLVYVLRNMWRRRARALLTVLGIVVGIFALTVLGALSARLNQQVRGAETWFTSKISVVPSGSGLFGGSDRYLELSKADEIEAVPGVKSAVAGFGLLLSDQSTGFGAPELIVGTELSKAQDLLNLIDLDRGRILREGDEGRVVLGSTLAEKFEVEIGDAVELRGRDFEVVGIYAPTLSAPDGFAFVSYRDALDLFREVNPYFQVRDIAATIDVIPEEGVDAEELAARIEEGVGGIKVISPSEARKQISQFSLIFNAILLGIGFIALVVGGLSIINTMIMSVSERTREIGLKKAIGAETGSVLAEYLLESAMIGFFGGVLGVLAGLIAVRFLNGATSSSQVTVFSVTPMVVVGPVVFATFLGTAAGLFPAFRAARLKPIEALRED